A genomic region of Entelurus aequoreus isolate RoL-2023_Sb linkage group LG19, RoL_Eaeq_v1.1, whole genome shotgun sequence contains the following coding sequences:
- the her6 gene encoding hairy-related 6: protein MGGRRPRAVLPRGPRVLAADWRKVGPRVLAADWLKVSVGKKVWEVSHEPLACRAGYKCAPHAAPPTHARTHARTRTTSTLAGARPRGRTRTLPDLLSDLRGNLLAACCGLLAAGHVTPTLDMPADIMEKNSASPVAATPASINSTPDKPKTASEHRKSSKPIMEKRRRARINESLGHLKTLILDALKKDSSRHSKLEKADILEMTVKHLRNLQRAQMTAALNTDPGVLGKYRAGFSECTNEVTRFLSTCEGVNTEVRTRLLGHLTNCMTQINAFSGQHPPPSSAGPTHPSFSQALVQMPPAQVLPMGAVPCKGASSPASDAAKVYGGFQILPASDGQFAFLIPNASFAPSGAVIPVYAGTAGSVPAAVSPGAPSGNSDSVWRPW, encoded by the exons ATGGGAGGCCGCCGACCACGAGCCGTCCTCCCTCGGGGGCCGCGCGTGCTCGCCGCTGATTGGCGCAAAGTGGGGCCGCGTGTGCTCGCCGCTGATTGGCTGAAAGTTAGTGTGGGAAAGAAAGTTTGGGAAGTTTCACACGAGCCGCTCGCGTGCAGGGCGGGATATAAATGCGCGCCACACGCAGCGCCGccgacacacgcacgcacgcacgcacggacACGCACCACAAGCACGCTTGCAGGAGCACGTCCGCGTGGAAGGACTCGAACTTTGCCGGATTTGCTGTCGGACCTTCGCGGGAACTTATTAGCTGCCTGCTGCGGACTTTTAGCGGCCGGCCACGTCACGCCGACATTGGACATGCCTGCCGACATCATGGAGAAGAACTCCGCGTCGCCCGTCGCTGCCACGCCGGCCAGCATCAACTCCACCCCGGATAAACCCAAGACCGCCTCGGAGCACAGAAAG TCGTCCAAGCCCATCATGGAGAAACGTCGCCGGGCTCGCATCAACGAGAGTCTGGGTCACCTGAAGACGCTCATCTTGGACGCGCTGAAGAAAGAC AGCTCCAGACACTCCAAACTGGAGAAGGCGGACATCTTGGAGATGACGGTCAAACACCTGCGGAACCTGCAAAGAGCCCAGATGACAG CCGCCCTCAACACGGACCCCGGCGTGCTGGGCAAGTACCGGGCGGGCTTCAGCGAGTGCACCAACGAGGTGACCCGCTTCCTGTCCACCTGCGAGGGCGTGAACACGGAGGTGAGGACGCGGCTGCTGGGTCACCTGACCAACTGCATGACGCAGATCAACGCCTTCTCCGGCCAGCACCCGCCGCCGTCCTCCGCCGGGCCCACGCACCCCTCCTTCAGCCAGGCGCTGGTGCAAATGCCTCCGGCGCAGGTGTTGCCCATGGGCGCCGTGCCCTGCAAAGGAGCCTCGTCGCCCGCCTCGGACGCCGCCAAAGTCTACGGCGGCTTCCAGATCCTTCCCGCCAGCGACGGACAGTTTGCCTTCCTCATCCCCAACGCCAGCTTCGCGCCCAGCGGCGCCGTCATCCCGGTCTACGCCGGCACCGCAGGCTCCGTGCCGGCCGCCGTCTCGCCCGGAGCCCCGTCGGGGAACTCGGACTCGGTGTGGCGGCCTTGGTGA